From a region of the Microbacterium sp. nov. GSS16 genome:
- the hpf gene encoding ribosome hibernation-promoting factor, HPF/YfiA family, which produces METSIVGVGVSISDRFRTVVEEKTARIQTLAPRAQRLEIKVTHRAYRNGRIPDETVELTLLSKGPVIRAEAVDPDKFAAFDMALDKLAEQLRRAKEKRIDGRNHPRGAHFEKESGALAGIDVQPASVDVLRAVATGAIPVQSDEEEEYSPVVIRTKSFDAEWMTVEEAVDRMELVGHDFFLFVDARTDHPSVVYRRKGWDYGVISLTTAAPPEEAIAS; this is translated from the coding sequence ATGGAAACGAGCATCGTCGGCGTCGGAGTGAGCATCTCCGATCGATTCCGCACCGTTGTCGAAGAGAAGACAGCCCGTATCCAGACGCTCGCCCCGCGGGCGCAGCGACTCGAGATCAAGGTCACCCACCGTGCCTATCGCAACGGCCGGATACCCGATGAGACGGTCGAGCTCACGCTGCTCAGCAAGGGCCCGGTGATCCGGGCTGAAGCGGTCGATCCCGACAAGTTCGCGGCCTTCGACATGGCGCTCGACAAGCTCGCCGAGCAGCTGCGCCGCGCCAAGGAGAAGAGGATCGACGGGCGCAACCACCCCCGCGGTGCCCACTTCGAGAAGGAGAGCGGAGCGCTCGCCGGAATCGACGTGCAGCCGGCTTCGGTCGACGTGCTGCGCGCCGTGGCCACCGGAGCCATCCCCGTCCAGAGCGACGAGGAAGAGGAGTACTCGCCCGTCGTCATCCGCACCAAGAGCTTCGACGCCGAATGGATGACCGTCGAGGAGGCCGTCGATCGCATGGAGCTGGTCGGGCACGACTTCTTCCTCTTCGTCGACGCCCGCACCGACCACCCGAGCGTCGTATACCGCCGCAAGGGCTGGGACTACGGTGTCATCTCGCTGACCACCGCGGCCCCGCCCGAGGAGGCCATCGCCTCCTGA
- a CDS encoding ComF family protein, protein MDADSWRRIGGDALALLLAASCPGCDRSGTLLCDGCRMLLRADPQQVRTPEGMPVHAALRYEGVPARAIRRLKEDGATMLARPLGAALTGILGTSGAGALIVPVPTSRAAFRRRGYRVPDLLVRRAGASAHRLLVPARRTGDQRGLGREARARNVSASMRAARHGRGRVVIVDDVVTTGATLDEAARALRAAGFTPVCAVALAATPRLHDTVKSSGADSDMSVYGD, encoded by the coding sequence ATGGACGCGGATTCCTGGCGACGGATCGGCGGCGACGCGCTCGCCCTGCTGCTCGCGGCGAGCTGCCCCGGATGCGACCGCAGCGGCACTCTGCTGTGCGATGGATGCCGGATGCTGCTGCGCGCCGATCCGCAGCAGGTGCGCACGCCGGAGGGCATGCCCGTGCACGCCGCGCTGCGATACGAGGGTGTCCCCGCGCGCGCGATCAGGCGACTGAAGGAGGACGGCGCGACCATGCTCGCCCGTCCGCTCGGCGCGGCGCTGACCGGCATCCTGGGCACGAGCGGCGCCGGGGCTCTCATCGTGCCGGTGCCCACCAGCCGCGCAGCCTTCCGCCGTCGCGGCTACCGGGTGCCGGATCTCTTGGTCCGCCGCGCCGGCGCGAGCGCGCACCGGCTGCTGGTGCCCGCACGGCGCACCGGCGATCAGCGCGGCCTGGGTCGCGAGGCGCGCGCTCGCAACGTCTCGGCCAGCATGCGCGCCGCCCGCCACGGGCGGGGGAGGGTCGTCATCGTCGACGACGTGGTGACCACCGGGGCGACACTCGATGAGGCGGCACGGGCGCTGCGCGCCGCCGGATTCACCCCCGTGTGCGCCGTCGCGCTCGCCGCGACACCGCGTCTGCACGACACGGTGAAATCATCGGGAGCGGATAGTGACATGTCGGTGTACGGCGACTAG
- a CDS encoding LpqB family beta-propeller domain-containing protein translates to MTSRTGIRLLSALAAALAAAVVLAGCTGLPTSGPPNAGLAVGEEIEEPPFSFIADDPEPGAGPARIVEGFLDASMSPADSWKTARKFLTDDFQSTWKPDAGVTIDKSVEDRDYDSTVESDDEDATSAEVSVSLAQVASVDGTGAYSADTGTANATYRLVREKGGEWRIAEAPDGVTLDVETFSQVYEKFSLKYFDPTWTHLVPDVRWFPRRAAMATTVVRALISGEPSEWLAPAVRPFSSDVEMVGDAVTVDAAQVASVPLNRAALSASPTDLARMRTQLEASLQGAGVAEVRLLVDGVPLDAGRITVDDPIVDPGVLVLGDEMFGTATSGGEIAPVRGLTGQIAKIDDPIAAVDVSADAQLASVQLRDGRVFAVSEGHTNQVDGRSGLITPSLDPFGLIWTVPTSNPTAVQASTAQAEPSAVADAWPSADAINQLRVSADGARVAAIVTSGGERRLVVASIIRDEEQRPISLGTPYYDVAQLSGAVQGLSWVGADAVAVLSATPDPTLTTHMIGGPSAVSSAPAGAVALSGAKTVTGVRVLSTDQSVYALRGSFWQEAIADVRVLGTRAGY, encoded by the coding sequence ATGACCTCGCGCACGGGCATCCGTCTTCTGTCGGCGCTCGCCGCCGCGCTGGCCGCCGCGGTCGTGCTGGCCGGCTGCACCGGACTGCCCACCTCCGGCCCTCCCAACGCGGGACTCGCGGTGGGGGAGGAGATCGAGGAGCCCCCCTTCTCGTTCATCGCCGACGATCCCGAGCCCGGCGCGGGCCCCGCGCGGATCGTCGAGGGATTCCTCGACGCGTCGATGTCGCCCGCTGATTCGTGGAAGACGGCCAGGAAGTTCCTCACCGACGACTTCCAGAGCACATGGAAGCCCGACGCCGGTGTCACCATCGACAAGTCGGTTGAGGATCGCGACTACGACTCGACGGTCGAGTCGGATGACGAGGACGCCACCTCGGCGGAGGTCAGCGTGTCGCTCGCGCAGGTGGCGAGCGTGGACGGCACGGGGGCTTACAGCGCCGACACCGGCACGGCGAACGCCACCTACCGCCTCGTGCGCGAGAAGGGCGGCGAGTGGCGGATCGCCGAGGCACCCGACGGCGTCACCCTCGACGTCGAGACGTTCTCGCAGGTCTACGAGAAGTTCTCGCTGAAGTACTTCGACCCCACCTGGACGCACCTCGTGCCGGATGTGCGCTGGTTCCCCCGCCGGGCGGCCATGGCGACGACGGTGGTGCGGGCGCTGATCTCGGGTGAGCCGAGCGAATGGCTCGCTCCGGCCGTGCGGCCGTTCTCGTCCGACGTCGAGATGGTCGGCGATGCGGTCACGGTTGACGCGGCGCAGGTCGCGTCCGTGCCCCTGAACCGCGCCGCGCTCTCTGCCTCGCCGACCGACCTGGCGCGGATGCGCACCCAGCTGGAGGCGAGCCTGCAGGGCGCGGGCGTCGCCGAGGTGCGGCTGCTCGTCGACGGCGTCCCGCTCGACGCGGGTCGCATCACGGTCGACGACCCGATCGTCGACCCCGGGGTGCTGGTGCTCGGCGACGAGATGTTCGGCACCGCCACATCGGGCGGCGAGATCGCTCCGGTCCGCGGTCTCACGGGGCAGATCGCGAAGATCGACGACCCGATCGCCGCAGTCGACGTCTCGGCCGACGCACAGCTCGCCTCCGTGCAGCTGCGCGACGGGCGCGTGTTCGCGGTGAGCGAGGGCCACACGAATCAGGTCGACGGTCGCTCCGGCCTGATCACGCCGTCACTCGATCCGTTCGGGCTGATCTGGACCGTCCCGACCTCGAACCCGACCGCGGTGCAGGCGTCGACCGCGCAGGCCGAGCCATCGGCCGTCGCCGACGCCTGGCCGTCGGCGGATGCCATCAACCAGCTGCGCGTGTCGGCCGACGGCGCGCGGGTCGCGGCGATCGTCACCTCGGGGGGCGAGCGCCGCCTCGTCGTCGCCTCGATCATCCGCGACGAGGAGCAGCGTCCGATCAGCCTCGGCACGCCCTACTACGACGTAGCGCAGCTCTCCGGAGCGGTTCAGGGGCTGTCGTGGGTCGGCGCCGATGCGGTCGCCGTGCTCAGCGCCACACCGGACCCGACGCTGACGACGCACATGATCGGCGGCCCATCGGCGGTCTCGTCGGCGCCGGCGGGGGCGGTCGCGCTCTCGGGAGCGAAGACGGTCACCGGGGTGCGCGTGCTGTCCACCGATCAGTCGGTGTACGCCCTGCGCGGCTCGTTCTGGCAGGAGGCGATCGCAGACGTGCGCGTGCTCGGCACCCGAGCGGGTTACTGA